The DNA region GCTACCATTGcgttgattttttttttttttattggGGGATGAAAGACTATGGTCACGAGGCGATATTCAGGCGCCAGATTGCCACCTTACAGGACGAAGCCATGGTTATGAATTATGGCAGCTGGGTTATGCATGGCTGGGAACGTGTTAACTGATGTATGTTGAATTAGCCTGGGTTGTTTCAGTGGGGGAAGGGCGTTCTCTATGTGAGACCAACGCTTTGATGTTAGTACAATGCAATGTTTGCTTTAtatgtggtgatggtgcgtcggtggtggtcgttgtGACTTGTTGTGATAGTTTccacctttttttctttcatgCTCATGGGTTCTCTCGGTAGTAGCTCTTTCTGACTAGTGCCAACCTCACTCTGCCGCAACGGCCATGCCACTCCTCACGACAAAGtagccccctcctcccacggTGACCTTTTCGGAGGCGGTTCCCAGCACATCCCACTTCTCGACGTCTCTCTGCTCTTTGGTAGTAGCGTCaaccgtcctcctcctcggccgcttCCACTTGCCCACCCGTTCCTCGTTGTTGAGGGCTTCCTTGAGTGTGTCGACTGTGATTGCCGATTCGGCGAGACCTTCTGGGGTCTCGTCACGGATAGAGGATAGGGGTTCGACGTTGGATGTGTTGACTGATTGGAGGTGGGCGAGGAAGTGGAGCTGGGAGTGGAGGTCGGAGAGGATtttggagttgttgttgttgttgttgttgttgttgttgttgttgttgttgttgttgttgttgttgttgttgtgagtttctggggaggttggtgaggggggaggaagggcggagagtttgaggaggtgggagagtTGGTGTGGGGTtattgatggtgttgatggtgagggggagggggaagaggggaggagggaggtgatggaccaggttgggtttgagaggaggttgtcagGGTCGACTGGGGTGTGAGAGGGGTTCATGGCGGTgggtttttggggtggggggggggaggaggttgttgaaaaGGCTGAAGGGGGGTGAGATAGGGGGCGGAtttggcggaggggttgccggaggaggtggtgaggtttgatcatggtggtgtgtgtcTTGGTGAGTGGTTTGAAGAATTGGACAGATGGGTTGGTGAGAAATTGTTGTTGCCAAATTTCGGGTTTGTGAAAAAATATGGGAGCTTGGATAAGTGAACCTTTCGGCCGCGTGTCGTGATGACGAGTTTGGAGTTTTGAGagtgaaagagagagagagatctattagcgtccaatcgggtcgaactgtggcgcgtggccccgaggggtcacgtgcccgagcctacctcgcctggcccccgtttggggatgtggacggcccaagcttctaatACTACTGCTAATACTAGCTGACAGGGCGTTTCGCGTCACAAAAGAGAGTTATTtacaaaggagagagaggcctgcctgcctcagggctctggtccccgagggcttacggctcctctgtggttccgctgtttcctcaggccattacaatctgggcctggtcacgtgtcctattcttcttcctccgctgggtcgtacactcccgagccttccacccactcggcgtatttcttccagtccttgcCCAGGAGCTTATCCGGCCTCCTGAGCGCTTTTCGCATTTCGCTGTTCAGAGTGCCCCTGGCCCGCGCCGCCGGGCACTCTGCGAAGTGCCCGATTTCCGTGGGTcggccgcagcggcaggtccTATACGAGTCGTGTCCGAAGCGTAGGTGGCACTCCTCGTAGTCTCCGTGTCCCGT from Podospora pseudocomata strain CBS 415.72m chromosome 3, whole genome shotgun sequence includes:
- a CDS encoding hypothetical protein (EggNog:ENOG503P3YD; COG:S) translates to MIKPHHLLRQPLRQIRPLSHPPSAFSTTSSPPPPQKPTAMNPSHTPVDPDNLLSNPTWSITSLLPSSPSPSPSTPSITPHQLSHLLKLSALPPPSPTSPETHNNNNNNNNNNNNNNNNNNNNNSKILSDLHSQLHFLAHLQSVNTSNVEPLSSIRDETPEGLAESAITVDTLKEALNNEERVGKWKRPRRRTVDATTKEQRDVEKWDVLGTASEKVTVGGGGYFVVRSGMAVAAE